Proteins co-encoded in one Medicago truncatula cultivar Jemalong A17 chromosome 8, MtrunA17r5.0-ANR, whole genome shotgun sequence genomic window:
- the LOC25500344 gene encoding acid phosphatase 1 — protein MCKFAHDRKILFLTIVKSDIYTYRCEPYDPPAFRAWAVKGWCTAIPPVLKLFNKLIDNGFKVILLTGRDQESLGQVTVDNLHNQGFIAYERLIMRTAAYKGQSAVMYKSNIRKQLEDEGYKIWGNVGDQWSDLQGNSSGNRTFKLPNPMYFVP, from the exons atgtgcaaatttgcacatgatagaaaaatcctttttttaaCTATAGTAAAATctgatatatatacatataggtGTGAGCCATATGATCCACCTGCGTTTAGGGCATGGGCAGTTAAAGGATGGTGCACAGCAATTCCTCCGGTATTAAAGCTATTTAACAAGTTGATAGATAATGGATTTAAGGTAATACTCCTGactggaagagatcaagaatcaCTTGGTCAAGTTACTGTTGACAATTTGCACAATCAAGGATTCATTGCATACGAAAGACTCATTATGAG GACAGCAGCATATAAAGGGCAAAGTGCAGTAATGTATAAATCCAATATAAGGAAGCAATTAGAGGATGAAGGTTACAAAATATGGGGAAATGTAGGGGACCAATGGAGTGATCTCCAAGGAAACTCTTCCGGAAACCGTACATTCAAGCTCCCTAATCCTATGTATTTTGTTCCCTAA